Genomic segment of Thermoplasmata archaeon:
GGGGTCACGCTCTGGGACGCCGACGGCAACGAGTACCTCGACTTCAACATGGGATTTGGCTCGCTGCAGAGCGGGCATGCCCACCCGAAGCTCCTCGACGCGCTGACGCGGCAGCTCCACGACGGATCGATCTACGGCTACGAGTGGGAGCGCACGCCCGAGGTCGCGGAGCGGCTGTGCCGGCGCTACGGGATGGACCGAGTGCGCTTCAGCACCACCGGCCTCGAGGCGACCCACCACGCCGTCCGCTTCGCGCGCGCGTTCACGAAGAAGCGCTTCGTGCTCAAGTTCGAGGGCTGCTACCACGGCTCGCACGACACCCTGCTCGTCGGCGTGAAGCCGCGGCTCCAGGTCGCCGGCCCCCCCGAGCGGCCCCAGTCCGCGCCCGCGTCGCCCGGCCTGCTGCCCGAGCTGACGCAGAGGACGCTCGTCGCCCCGTTCAACGACCTCGAGGCGACCCGAGCGGTCGCGCGCGAGCACGCCGACGACCTCGCCGCGGTGATCGCGGAGCCGATTCCGATGAACATGGGGTTCATCGTGCCCGACGACGGTTTCTTCCCCGGCCTGCGCGAGCTCTGCGACGAGCTCGGCACGCTCCTGATCTACGATGAGATTAAGACCGGCGCCAAATACCCCGGAGGCGCCGCCGCACGCGTCGGCGCCCGGCCGGACCTCCTCACGCTCGGCAAGTCGATCGCCTGCGGCGTCCCGATGTCGGCGATCGCGGCGGGCCCGGGCATCCTGGACGAGGTCGGGCCGCGCAAGGTCGCCCACGCCGGGACGTATAACTCGAACCCGCTCGCCATGGCCGCGTGCCTCGCTTCGCTGGACCACATCCTGACGGACGAGGCGCTCGAGCGATCTTCCGCGCTCAACGCCCGCCTCGCGAAGGGCTACGCCGAGGTGTTCGACGACGCCGGCGTGACCGCGCACGTGAGCGCGGACGGTGTCTCGGGCACGGTCTACTTCTCCGACCACCCCGTCCGCAACTGGCGGGACTTTCTCGCGGTGGACGGGGACCGCTCGATGCTGTACTACTACCTCTGCCTGAATCGCGGGCTGATCCCGTCGGGCACCGGACCCGACG
This window contains:
- a CDS encoding aspartate aminotransferase family protein; translated protein: MGEGSLDTRFEPVFAEYERRTPRSRELSQRARRSSPLGVHSNYRFLEPYPFYVHRASGVTLWDADGNEYLDFNMGFGSLQSGHAHPKLLDALTRQLHDGSIYGYEWERTPEVAERLCRRYGMDRVRFSTTGLEATHHAVRFARAFTKKRFVLKFEGCYHGSHDTLLVGVKPRLQVAGPPERPQSAPASPGLLPELTQRTLVAPFNDLEATRAVAREHADDLAAVIAEPIPMNMGFIVPDDGFFPGLRELCDELGTLLIYDEIKTGAKYPGGAAARVGARPDLLTLGKSIACGVPMSAIAAGPGILDEVGPRKVAHAGTYNSNPLAMAACLASLDHILTDEALERSSALNARLAKGYAEVFDDAGVTAHVSADGVSGTVYFSDHPVRNWRDFLAVDGDRSMLYYYLCLNRGLIPSGTGPDEQWTISVQHTDVDVERHLEILGTVAERLAGAPQVGEIEESV